A stretch of Priestia aryabhattai DNA encodes these proteins:
- a CDS encoding AraC family transcriptional regulator produces the protein MSNLKSELHSNFPFLFVYKDTKSPQKELSNHMHDYYEMVYVYGGKGTFFVGDIFYEMNQGDIFLIPNNTIHRAMPDKENPVTSTILFFSPMLIYKDLINDSFSYFSIFDVVKKGKNYKISLQSEEKQQIEKLLIQIYEEITNEEPGSKHYVLLIVHQMMLELYRTHAKSKGAVKNNTYKVEWIADILRHINEHLHEPLSLTTLADKCLVSPSHFSRVFKETTGIGLTVYINTKRIIKSKELLLKTNYTISHIAEMCGFESNPHFYRMFKKYMNITPAIYRKKNDTSNI, from the coding sequence ATGAGTAACTTAAAAAGTGAATTACACAGCAATTTTCCATTTTTATTTGTCTATAAGGATACGAAAAGTCCTCAAAAAGAATTATCTAACCATATGCATGATTATTATGAGATGGTGTACGTTTATGGAGGAAAAGGAACTTTTTTTGTAGGTGATATTTTTTACGAAATGAATCAAGGAGATATTTTTTTAATTCCTAATAATACAATTCATCGAGCGATGCCAGATAAAGAAAACCCTGTAACGTCTACTATTCTTTTTTTTAGCCCTATGTTAATCTATAAGGATTTGATTAATGATTCTTTTTCTTATTTTAGTATTTTTGACGTAGTAAAAAAGGGTAAAAACTATAAAATTTCGTTGCAATCAGAGGAAAAACAACAAATCGAAAAATTGCTTATACAAATTTATGAGGAAATAACTAACGAAGAACCGGGTTCAAAGCATTATGTCCTACTGATTGTTCACCAGATGATGCTAGAGTTATATCGTACTCACGCCAAAAGCAAGGGAGCTGTAAAAAATAATACGTATAAGGTAGAGTGGATTGCAGACATTTTACGTCATATAAACGAACATCTACATGAACCTCTCTCATTGACAACTCTTGCAGATAAATGTTTAGTCAGTCCTTCTCACTTCAGCAGGGTTTTCAAGGAAACAACAGGGATAGGGTTAACTGTCTATATCAATACAAAGCGGATTATTAAATCGAAAGAACTTTTACTAAAAACCAATTATACAATTTCCCATATCGCTGAAATGTGTGGATTTGAAAGTAACCCTCATTTTTATCGAATGTTTAAAAAATATATGAATATAACTCCAGCTATCTATAGAAAGAAAAATGACACAAGTAACATATAA